A portion of the Thalassotalea sp. LPB0316 genome contains these proteins:
- a CDS encoding TetR/AcrR family transcriptional regulator, whose product MNRIRPKNEVKRKQILDAATQLFTENGYVETSMDTIAKLANVSKQTVYSHFGNKEELFSASIEQKCIAYDLSQMSFQPDDDLAEFLLELATRFFDLISSKEAMAVHKICAYESASYPELSELFYRAGPEPLVNEVTELFAHLNKIKVLNIVEPRTAAVQFLSMMRGEAWLRLEFNLKEQLSPREIKRYLEQSVAFFIKGYQ is encoded by the coding sequence ATGAATCGTATTCGTCCTAAAAACGAAGTAAAACGCAAACAAATTCTGGATGCGGCGACCCAGTTATTTACTGAAAATGGCTACGTTGAAACGAGCATGGACACTATTGCCAAGCTAGCTAATGTTTCAAAACAAACGGTTTACAGCCACTTTGGCAACAAGGAAGAGCTTTTTTCGGCATCGATAGAGCAAAAGTGTATTGCCTATGATCTCAGTCAAATGAGCTTTCAACCGGATGATGATTTAGCTGAATTTTTACTCGAATTAGCAACGCGATTTTTTGATTTGATCAGCTCAAAAGAAGCGATGGCAGTACACAAAATTTGTGCTTATGAGTCGGCAAGCTACCCCGAGTTATCTGAGCTGTTTTATCGTGCAGGTCCTGAGCCTTTGGTTAATGAAGTGACCGAGTTATTTGCTCACCTCAACAAGATCAAGGTCTTGAATATAGTGGAGCCAAGAACGGCTGCCGTGCAGTTTTTAAGTATGATGCGCGGCGAGGCTTGGCTGCGGCTAGAGTTCAATCTAAAAGAGCAATTGTCACCGCGTGAGATAAAGCGTTACCTTGAGCAAAGTGTCGCGTTTTTTATCAAAGGTTATCAATAA
- a CDS encoding efflux RND transporter permease subunit has protein sequence MIRAFVKNGRLMSLAIALIVVAGLGALSTLPRTEDPRITNRIASAITEFPGASAERVEVLVTEKVEQKLRKLPEVKLISSVSRANISVVKIQLHDEVVDTKPIWSRVRDLLNDTRPELPNGANSPTLIDDRGYAYTQLFAINWRGSGEVDLAALGRYANELQNRLRNITGTDIVSIYGRGQEEIQVEIDHELTSQVGLTSAQVSQRLLTADAKVSAGEIVNPYTQMQVELDGAFSDIERIRNIPIKQADNGSILRLGDIATVDKDLHWPASEIAIVNNQRAVIVGTRMLEKVRIDLWSEKVNKEIALFEQQLPSNIALEVLFDQNTYTSERLSDLVNNIVVGFTLITAVLMVTLGWRAAIIVALSLPLSVLFTLAVMNFYGLPIHQMSVTGLVVALGIMVDNAIVMTDTIQQRRQQGVGRLDSVGYAVKHLWLPLLGSTITTILAFMPIVLMPGPAGEFVSGIALSVIFSLIASYLISHTIVAGLAGRFIEKDKSEKGGWLQHGIHLPKLSKAFESSLHFSMRHMKKVMLAVMCLPLFGFWAAGTLTEQFFPPSDRDMFQIELFMPANSSILATEKVALDITDYLNQVEGINHTRWLVGKNMPSFYYNLAPENDGSKHYAQAMVTTDHFSTTNRLIPILQKALDQRFPQGQIIVRKLEQGPPFAAPVELRIYGPNLDELKRIGDHVRQVMSTVDNVIHTRASLQAGAPKVWLNADEAQVMLSGLTLVDVANQLSNTLNGKVNGSLIEVTESIPVRVSVDNQSKNNISQLHDIQLVSPHASQPIPLSAISTMSIAPTRGAIPHREGVRVNTIAGYITAGVLPSQVLSDILAAMEASDFHVPNGYHIEIGGESAERDSTVGQLMASVGLIMTLLFTVVVLSFNSFRISAIILLSAFQSIGLGLFSVFVFDYPFGFTVIIGLLGLMGLAINAAIVIIAELKSNQAAINGDKNAIVASVLSCGRHISSTTITTVGGFLPLILAGGGFWPPFAIAIAGGTVLTTILSFYFVPTCFAWLNQKKPFELTMQAA, from the coding sequence ATGATCCGTGCCTTTGTTAAAAATGGCCGCTTGATGAGCCTAGCGATTGCATTAATTGTCGTCGCAGGTTTAGGCGCACTATCGACCTTACCAAGAACCGAAGATCCGAGAATAACCAATCGCATTGCGAGTGCGATAACTGAATTTCCCGGTGCCAGTGCTGAACGAGTAGAAGTCTTGGTGACGGAAAAAGTTGAGCAAAAATTACGAAAACTACCAGAAGTAAAACTGATTTCATCAGTTTCTCGAGCAAACATTTCGGTAGTTAAAATTCAACTGCACGATGAAGTGGTTGATACCAAACCGATTTGGTCGAGAGTGCGAGATTTACTCAACGATACACGGCCAGAGCTACCCAACGGCGCAAATTCGCCAACCTTAATCGATGATCGCGGTTATGCCTATACTCAGTTATTTGCGATTAATTGGCGCGGTAGTGGTGAGGTCGATTTAGCCGCATTGGGTCGCTATGCTAATGAGCTACAAAATCGCTTAAGAAATATTACCGGCACCGATATCGTCAGTATTTATGGTCGCGGTCAAGAAGAGATTCAAGTTGAAATTGATCACGAACTAACCAGTCAAGTCGGCTTAACCAGTGCTCAAGTATCACAGCGCTTACTAACAGCAGATGCCAAAGTTTCCGCCGGTGAAATTGTTAACCCTTACACCCAGATGCAAGTGGAGCTTGACGGTGCCTTTAGCGATATTGAACGGATACGAAATATCCCGATAAAACAAGCTGATAACGGTTCAATTTTGCGCTTAGGTGATATCGCAACCGTCGATAAAGATCTGCACTGGCCGGCTTCGGAAATCGCCATCGTAAACAATCAACGGGCGGTGATCGTTGGCACGCGAATGCTCGAAAAAGTTAGAATCGACTTGTGGTCGGAAAAAGTGAATAAAGAGATCGCCTTATTTGAACAGCAACTGCCATCAAATATTGCACTCGAAGTCCTATTTGATCAGAACACCTATACCAGTGAGCGCTTATCAGACTTAGTCAACAATATTGTTGTTGGCTTCACGCTCATTACCGCGGTACTAATGGTAACGCTAGGTTGGCGCGCAGCCATTATCGTAGCCTTGTCATTACCGTTATCCGTGTTATTTACCTTGGCAGTGATGAACTTTTACGGCTTGCCGATACATCAAATGTCGGTCACGGGCTTAGTTGTAGCCTTAGGCATCATGGTTGATAACGCCATTGTCATGACAGATACAATCCAACAAAGACGGCAACAAGGTGTTGGCCGTTTAGACTCTGTTGGCTATGCCGTTAAGCATTTGTGGTTGCCTTTATTAGGCTCAACTATTACCACGATTTTGGCCTTTATGCCGATTGTATTAATGCCAGGGCCAGCCGGTGAATTTGTCAGTGGCATTGCTTTAAGTGTTATTTTTTCTTTAATCGCCTCTTACTTGATTTCCCATACTATTGTCGCAGGGCTTGCTGGCCGGTTTATTGAAAAAGACAAGTCAGAAAAAGGCGGCTGGTTGCAGCACGGTATTCATTTACCTAAGTTAAGTAAAGCGTTTGAAAGCAGCTTACACTTTAGTATGCGCCACATGAAAAAAGTCATGTTAGCTGTGATGTGCTTACCGCTATTTGGTTTTTGGGCCGCAGGTACGTTAACCGAACAGTTTTTCCCACCATCTGATCGCGATATGTTTCAAATTGAGCTCTTTATGCCTGCCAATTCAAGTATTTTGGCAACGGAAAAAGTGGCGCTCGATATTACCGATTATTTAAATCAGGTTGAGGGAATTAACCATACTCGCTGGTTAGTTGGTAAAAATATGCCGTCGTTTTATTACAATTTAGCACCGGAGAACGATGGCTCAAAACACTATGCGCAAGCGATGGTCACCACCGATCATTTTTCAACGACCAATCGCCTGATCCCAATATTACAAAAAGCCCTCGATCAACGCTTTCCACAGGGGCAAATTATTGTCCGTAAGCTAGAGCAAGGACCACCGTTTGCCGCCCCCGTTGAACTGCGAATTTACGGGCCAAATTTAGATGAACTAAAGCGTATCGGTGATCATGTCCGCCAAGTCATGAGTACGGTTGACAATGTAATTCACACCCGCGCCTCACTACAAGCTGGCGCGCCAAAGGTCTGGCTCAATGCTGATGAAGCGCAAGTGATGTTATCGGGCTTAACGCTCGTTGATGTCGCAAACCAGCTTAGCAATACACTAAATGGCAAGGTCAACGGTAGCCTAATCGAAGTGACTGAATCAATTCCTGTTCGCGTCAGTGTTGATAACCAATCAAAAAATAACATTAGTCAACTCCATGACATTCAATTGGTGAGCCCACATGCATCACAGCCAATTCCACTGAGTGCAATCTCAACGATGAGTATTGCGCCTACGCGCGGGGCGATTCCGCATCGCGAGGGGGTAAGAGTGAATACTATCGCAGGCTACATCACCGCAGGGGTTCTACCCTCTCAAGTATTAAGTGACATTTTAGCTGCCATGGAGGCGAGCGACTTTCACGTGCCTAATGGCTATCATATTGAAATTGGTGGCGAATCTGCCGAGCGCGATTCAACCGTTGGACAATTAATGGCAAGTGTTGGCTTGATAATGACTTTGTTATTTACCGTGGTTGTATTGTCATTCAACTCGTTTAGGATCAGTGCGATTATTTTACTGTCGGCGTTTCAATCTATTGGTCTTGGCCTGTTTAGTGTTTTTGTTTTTGACTACCCGTTCGGCTTTACTGTCATTATTGGTTTGCTAGGTTTAATGGGGTTAGCGATTAACGCGGCCATTGTGATTATTGCTGAGCTCAAATCAAATCAAGCCGCAATTAATGGTGACAAAAATGCGATTGTAGCCAGTGTACTAAGCTGTGGCCGACATATTAGTTCAACGACTATTACAACCGTTGGCGGCTTTTTACCGCTAATTCTTGCTGGAGGTGGATTTTGGCCGCCTTTCGCTATCGCCATTGCTGGTGGTACTGTGCTAACAACCATCTTGTCTTTCTATTTTGTGCCAACCTGCTTTGCCTGGCTTAATCAGAAAAAACCATTCGAATTGACGATGCAAGCGGCGTAA
- a CDS encoding 1-acylglycerol-3-phosphate O-acyltransferase, with translation MLAVIRIILLALAIGVISIISIISCLVRPFHRNNVHFAAGMMGSLHKLLGLKIEIRIPEEVKHLGSVVYIANHQNNFDIFTIANAVQPGTVSVGKKSLKWIPFFGQMYWLTGNILIDRKNTSKAMGTIALTAEKIKEKRLSVWLFPEGTRSYGRGLLPFKTGAFRTAALAGVPVVPICSSNQHGSIKLNRWNNGKIIIEFLPPVEVLVKTKEEIRALANQVRENMANKLEEISTQAGSHYPTYQGK, from the coding sequence GTGCTAGCCGTTATCAGAATTATTTTACTCGCTTTAGCCATCGGCGTGATTTCTATTATTTCAATCATTTCTTGTTTGGTGAGACCGTTTCACCGCAATAACGTGCATTTTGCTGCGGGCATGATGGGCAGTTTACACAAATTGCTGGGGTTAAAAATTGAGATTCGGATCCCTGAAGAAGTTAAGCATTTAGGCTCTGTCGTATATATTGCTAACCATCAAAATAACTTTGATATTTTTACCATAGCCAATGCTGTTCAACCCGGTACAGTAAGTGTAGGTAAGAAAAGCTTAAAGTGGATCCCATTTTTTGGTCAGATGTACTGGTTAACCGGCAATATTCTTATCGACCGTAAAAACACGTCAAAAGCGATGGGGACGATTGCATTAACAGCAGAAAAAATTAAAGAAAAACGTTTGTCGGTATGGCTGTTTCCGGAAGGCACTCGCAGCTATGGTCGTGGGTTACTGCCATTTAAAACTGGCGCATTTAGAACTGCAGCACTTGCAGGTGTACCTGTGGTACCGATCTGTAGCTCAAATCAACACGGTTCAATTAAGCTCAATCGCTGGAATAATGGCAAAATAATTATTGAATTTTTACCGCCGGTTGAGGTTTTAGTTAAAACCAAAGAGGAAATACGTGCATTAGCCAATCAAGTGCGCGAAAATATGGCGAATAAGCTTGAAGAAATTAGTACTCAAGCAGGTTCACATTATCCAACATATCAAGGTAAATAA
- a CDS encoding VPS10 domain-containing protein, whose translation MKTLFKTAISVALLLSSADVLALKADDDSLFTSKTFNAMKLRNIGPAYMSGRIADIAVDQNNPSTWYTAVGSGGVWKTVNAGTTWTPIFDKQAVYSIGDVTIDPSNSDIIWVGTGENNGGRHISFGDGVYKSLDGGKTWKNMGLKNSEHVSDIIIHPTNSDIVWVSAQGPLWSSGGERGLYKTTDGGETWQQVLTPKDEWTGVTSLLIDPRNPDKLYAATWSRQRTVAAYVGTNEGAGIHTSDDGGETWTELKTGLPTGNMGKIGMAISPTNPDVLYATIETDNRKGGFYRSANRGQSWTKMSDEVGGGTGPHYYQEIFADQHQFDRVYIASNYSKVSDDGGKTWTPISTKLKHVDDHAMAFHPSDPDFVLIGSDGGIYMSHDRMENWRFIANLPLTQFYKVAPDDAQPFYNVFAGAQDNSTQGGPSRTNRQEGIKNKDWFLTLGGDGHQPATEPGNPNIVYSQWQQGNLARHDRITGENVYIKPQPRKGEPAERFNWDAPINVSAHDPKRIYFASQRVWRSDNRGDSWTPISGDLTKNGNRLHMPMMGRTWSVEAGWDLYAMSQFHTIANFAESPVDENVLWVGTDDGLIQVTTDGGKNWKKIDLGKVKGVPANAYVNDIRADLFDRDTVYVALDNHKEGDYKPYLIKSTNLGKKWSSLAETLPDKHLVWRIVQDHVNKDLMFLGTEFGIFFTVDGGKEWLELNGGIPTISTRDVKIQRRENDLVAGTFGRGIYILDDYAPLRELTEDAMKKDAVLIPPSRPVKWFKLSRNHTRTDGDDRYAAKNPDHGATLTYFLKESLMTAKQIRQQAEKKMIKDKKYPKYPDWQVVEAELEEAKPALYLEVRNANGEFINRVNAKASKGIHRITWDMTYASNSAIAKAKGSDRGGIMAPPGVYTAALYQRVDGEIRQLTAPVEFMLEAIYQNALVGPSEQEKQLFNQQITDAQRRSSAASSMLEELENTLELIRVAIDRTPNNIEQLETQFAAIQKEIHAINNSVYGLESQNRMIAKPANISSRLGYAMSALWSSYGPTQQHKEQLALALEEFDAMQARIKTLNDVSVPALQQAIIDAGGPWTKGASTIN comes from the coding sequence ATGAAAACTCTCTTTAAGACTGCGATTAGCGTGGCCTTGTTGCTTTCAAGTGCAGATGTTTTAGCACTTAAAGCAGACGACGATTCGCTATTTACCAGTAAAACCTTCAATGCAATGAAACTTCGCAATATTGGTCCTGCATATATGTCTGGGCGTATTGCTGATATCGCCGTCGATCAAAATAACCCTTCAACTTGGTACACAGCGGTAGGTTCTGGTGGTGTCTGGAAAACGGTAAACGCGGGCACGACATGGACGCCAATCTTTGATAAACAAGCAGTTTACTCGATTGGTGATGTCACTATCGATCCAAGTAATTCAGACATAATTTGGGTGGGTACCGGTGAAAATAACGGTGGCCGTCATATTAGCTTTGGCGACGGTGTTTATAAGTCATTAGACGGCGGTAAAACATGGAAGAACATGGGGTTAAAAAATTCTGAACATGTTTCTGATATTATTATTCACCCAACAAATTCAGATATTGTCTGGGTTTCTGCACAAGGGCCATTATGGTCAAGTGGTGGTGAACGCGGTCTTTATAAAACCACTGATGGTGGTGAAACTTGGCAGCAAGTATTAACACCAAAAGACGAGTGGACAGGGGTAACTTCATTACTGATCGACCCACGCAACCCAGATAAACTTTATGCTGCGACTTGGTCTCGTCAGCGCACGGTTGCTGCTTATGTAGGTACTAATGAAGGTGCAGGTATTCACACTTCAGACGATGGCGGTGAGACTTGGACTGAGCTTAAAACAGGTTTGCCAACAGGTAATATGGGTAAAATCGGGATGGCCATTTCACCGACAAATCCAGATGTGCTTTACGCAACGATTGAAACCGATAACCGCAAAGGTGGTTTCTATCGCTCGGCTAATCGCGGCCAAAGCTGGACGAAAATGTCAGACGAAGTCGGTGGCGGTACAGGGCCACATTACTATCAAGAAATTTTTGCCGACCAACATCAATTTGATCGCGTCTATATCGCTAGTAATTACAGTAAAGTCTCTGATGATGGCGGTAAAACATGGACACCTATTAGCACAAAACTCAAACACGTAGACGACCATGCAATGGCGTTTCATCCAAGCGATCCTGACTTTGTCTTAATCGGCTCTGATGGCGGTATTTATATGTCGCATGATCGCATGGAAAACTGGCGTTTTATCGCTAACTTACCATTGACTCAGTTCTATAAAGTAGCGCCTGATGACGCCCAGCCGTTCTACAATGTTTTTGCTGGCGCTCAAGATAATTCAACTCAAGGTGGTCCTTCTCGGACAAATCGTCAGGAAGGGATCAAAAACAAAGACTGGTTTTTAACGCTAGGCGGTGACGGTCACCAACCGGCTACTGAGCCGGGCAATCCCAATATTGTCTATTCTCAATGGCAACAAGGTAATCTAGCGCGCCATGATCGCATTACCGGTGAAAACGTTTATATTAAACCTCAACCGCGCAAAGGCGAGCCTGCTGAGCGCTTTAACTGGGATGCCCCGATTAATGTTTCAGCACATGATCCTAAGCGTATTTACTTTGCCTCTCAACGGGTTTGGCGCTCAGATAACCGCGGTGACAGCTGGACACCCATTTCAGGTGATTTAACTAAAAATGGCAATCGCTTGCACATGCCGATGATGGGGCGGACTTGGTCTGTTGAAGCGGGTTGGGATTTATATGCGATGTCGCAATTCCACACCATTGCTAACTTTGCCGAAAGCCCTGTTGATGAAAATGTCCTTTGGGTAGGTACCGATGACGGGTTAATTCAAGTAACCACAGACGGCGGCAAAAACTGGAAGAAAATTGACTTAGGCAAAGTCAAAGGTGTTCCTGCCAACGCTTATGTTAATGATATTCGGGCCGATTTGTTCGACCGAGACACGGTTTATGTTGCTTTAGATAACCACAAAGAAGGCGATTACAAGCCGTACTTAATCAAATCAACCAATCTGGGTAAAAAGTGGAGCTCATTAGCAGAAACACTTCCCGATAAACACTTAGTTTGGCGTATCGTCCAAGATCATGTAAACAAAGACTTAATGTTCTTAGGTACTGAGTTTGGTATTTTCTTCACCGTTGATGGTGGTAAAGAATGGTTAGAGCTCAACGGCGGTATACCAACCATCTCAACGCGTGATGTAAAAATTCAACGTCGTGAAAACGATCTAGTCGCCGGTACTTTTGGTCGTGGCATTTACATTTTAGATGACTATGCACCACTGCGAGAGCTTACTGAAGATGCAATGAAAAAAGACGCGGTATTAATTCCACCAAGTCGTCCGGTAAAGTGGTTTAAGCTAAGTCGTAACCATACCCGAACCGATGGCGATGATCGTTATGCAGCCAAAAACCCTGATCATGGTGCAACGCTTACCTATTTCTTAAAAGAGAGCTTGATGACGGCGAAACAAATACGTCAACAAGCTGAAAAGAAAATGATCAAGGATAAGAAATATCCGAAATACCCTGATTGGCAGGTGGTTGAGGCTGAACTAGAAGAAGCAAAACCGGCGCTATACCTTGAAGTGCGCAACGCTAATGGTGAATTCATTAATCGGGTTAATGCCAAAGCGAGCAAAGGTATTCACCGTATTACTTGGGATATGACATACGCGAGTAACAGTGCGATAGCCAAAGCTAAAGGCTCAGACCGCGGTGGTATCATGGCTCCGCCAGGCGTTTACACAGCGGCCTTATATCAGCGCGTTGACGGCGAAATTCGCCAGTTAACTGCGCCAGTAGAATTTATGCTAGAAGCGATTTATCAAAATGCATTAGTGGGCCCAAGCGAGCAAGAAAAGCAATTGTTCAATCAACAAATCACCGATGCTCAGCGTCGTTCATCAGCGGCAAGCAGTATGCTAGAGGAGCTTGAAAATACACTTGAGCTAATTCGCGTGGCTATTGATCGAACACCAAATAATATTGAGCAGTTAGAAACTCAATTCGCGGCAATTCAAAAAGAAATTCACGCGATTAATAACAGTGTCTATGGCTTAGAATCGCAAAACCGCATGATCGCTAAGCCAGCTAATATTTCAAGTCGTTTGGGCTATGCAATGTCAGCATTGTGGTCGTCTTACGGACCAACACAGCAGCACAAAGAGCAATTGGCATTGGCGCTTGAAGAATTTGACGCAATGCAGGCACGAATTAAAACATTAAATGATGTCTCTGTGCCGGCACTTCAACAAGCGATTATCGATGCTGGAGGACCTTGGACAAAAGGCGCATCAACGATTAACTAA
- a CDS encoding efflux RND transporter periplasmic adaptor subunit, with protein sequence MLKHIVFVFSITALIGCSQPVANEQPRMSHAVAELLKLEAVTSYQVPRAYIGKISTNQFTPVSFEYGGTLEALFVDDGDEVKKGQVLAQLNTQLLTIKLEELNAQLAQNKAQITLNSNNLARINELKKDNYASAQTFDELTAQQAILAANQQQLIANINALNYQINRSQLIAPFDGIISQRSVAQGANIQAGMPVFQLIKQNDQEVKVGVSSELASGLSIGQSVVVEISKTRHQGKVIRIGRQINNSNRTVNLRIALEQNVQTYNDQLARVYIDQTIHQVGYWVPMSALTDGVRGQWNLLIAKPKGENYQLSLTAVQVEYATEQQAFITGIEQDNALFVAQGVHKFVPNQMVTMRSTLLAEHK encoded by the coding sequence ATGCTTAAGCACATAGTTTTTGTATTCTCCATTACGGCATTAATCGGTTGCTCACAACCGGTAGCTAATGAACAACCCCGTATGTCACATGCAGTGGCAGAGCTATTGAAACTTGAAGCAGTAACAAGTTATCAGGTGCCTCGCGCTTATATCGGTAAAATTTCCACCAACCAGTTTACGCCAGTAAGTTTTGAATATGGCGGTACGTTAGAAGCTTTATTTGTCGATGATGGTGACGAAGTTAAAAAAGGCCAAGTGTTGGCACAGCTAAATACCCAACTCTTAACCATTAAACTTGAAGAACTCAATGCGCAGCTGGCTCAAAACAAAGCGCAAATTACTCTAAACAGCAATAATTTAGCAAGAATCAACGAGCTTAAAAAAGACAACTACGCCTCAGCCCAAACGTTTGATGAACTCACGGCACAGCAGGCCATTTTAGCGGCTAATCAACAACAACTGATCGCCAACATTAATGCGTTAAACTACCAAATCAACCGCAGCCAACTCATTGCGCCGTTTGACGGTATCATTTCTCAGCGCTCCGTCGCACAAGGCGCGAATATCCAAGCGGGTATGCCAGTATTTCAGCTCATCAAACAAAATGATCAAGAAGTAAAAGTGGGTGTCTCAAGTGAATTAGCGAGCGGTTTATCGATTGGCCAAAGCGTTGTAGTTGAGATTTCAAAGACGAGGCACCAAGGCAAAGTTATTCGCATAGGTCGCCAAATTAATAACAGTAATCGCACCGTTAACTTACGTATCGCGCTCGAGCAAAATGTTCAAACCTACAATGACCAACTTGCGCGAGTCTATATTGATCAAACGATTCATCAAGTCGGTTATTGGGTGCCCATGAGCGCCTTGACCGACGGTGTTCGCGGCCAGTGGAATTTACTGATCGCCAAACCAAAAGGCGAAAATTACCAACTCTCACTCACTGCCGTGCAAGTAGAGTATGCAACGGAACAACAGGCATTTATTACGGGTATTGAGCAAGACAACGCGCTATTCGTTGCTCAAGGCGTCCACAAATTTGTCCCGAATCAAATGGTGACAATGCGCTCAACACTATTAGCGGAGCATAAGTAA
- a CDS encoding ClpXP protease specificity-enhancing factor has product MTGEMTSSKPYLIKAFYDWISDNQLTPYVVVDTTVLGVQVPWQFVQDNQIVLNISGGAVGAISFGDNAIEFTARFSGKIEYITVPFGAVGAIYAKENGAGSSFPIEHDETFEEEDISTDEPSIKLEDASIEKPTTDDNNKSSSKKSGRPTLKVIK; this is encoded by the coding sequence ATGACAGGCGAAATGACCTCGAGTAAGCCTTATTTGATTAAGGCTTTCTACGATTGGATTTCTGATAACCAACTAACACCATACGTGGTTGTTGATACAACGGTGTTGGGTGTTCAAGTGCCTTGGCAGTTCGTTCAAGATAATCAAATTGTTTTGAATATTTCTGGTGGTGCCGTTGGTGCCATTTCATTTGGCGATAACGCGATTGAGTTTACTGCGCGTTTTAGTGGCAAAATTGAATATATCACGGTGCCATTTGGCGCGGTTGGTGCTATTTATGCCAAAGAAAATGGTGCCGGAAGTTCCTTCCCGATTGAGCATGATGAGACCTTCGAGGAAGAGGATATTAGTACAGACGAGCCAAGTATTAAGCTCGAAGATGCAAGTATTGAAAAGCCAACGACAGATGATAACAACAAGTCATCGAGTAAAAAGTCAGGGCGTCCAACCTTGAAAGTGATCAAATAA
- the sspA gene encoding stringent starvation protein SspA: protein MAVAANKRSVMTLYSHADDMYSHQTRIVLAEKGVGVDIHLVDPTNLPEDLIDLNPYGTVPTLIDRELALYEASIIIEYLDERFPHPPLMPVYPVSRGRSRLMMHRIEHDWYSLAKIIIAGGDDADKARQELKESLLSVAPILNEAPYFMSEEFSLVDCYLAPLLWRLPAFGIELTGQGSKELKSYMLKLFERESFQASLTEAERELRFGNPA from the coding sequence ATGGCCGTAGCTGCAAACAAACGTTCTGTAATGACGTTATATTCTCACGCTGATGATATGTATAGTCATCAAACTCGTATCGTATTAGCAGAGAAGGGTGTTGGCGTTGATATTCACTTGGTTGATCCAACTAACTTACCTGAAGACTTAATTGACCTAAACCCATATGGTACAGTGCCGACGTTAATTGATCGTGAATTAGCGTTATACGAAGCAAGTATCATTATTGAATATTTAGATGAGCGTTTTCCTCATCCACCATTAATGCCTGTTTACCCAGTATCACGTGGCCGTTCTCGTTTGATGATGCACCGCATTGAGCACGACTGGTATAGCTTGGCAAAAATCATTATCGCTGGTGGTGATGACGCAGATAAAGCGCGTCAAGAGTTAAAAGAGAGCTTATTAAGCGTAGCGCCAATCTTAAACGAAGCGCCTTACTTTATGAGTGAAGAGTTTAGCTTAGTTGATTGTTACTTAGCACCGCTATTGTGGCGTTTACCAGCATTTGGTATTGAATTAACTGGCCAAGGCTCAAAAGAGCTTAAGTCATACATGTTAAAATTATTTGAACGTGAATCATTCCAAGCTTCGTTGACTGAAGCTGAGCGTGAGTTGCGTTTTGGTAACCCTGCTTAA
- a CDS encoding acyl-CoA thioesterase, which produces MKKNIVEFRFLAEPTDVNFGGKVHGGIVMKWIDQASYACAAQWSKRYCVTVSANAIRFIRPVLVGQLISVEARIVHTGKSSMHIYVVVRASDPRGDKPSVTNRCFITFMAVDEAGFPAKVPTFEPATEEDKKLEEVAKHAKEFAKQLDDDFEQSLGWK; this is translated from the coding sequence ATGAAAAAAAATATCGTTGAATTTCGTTTTTTGGCTGAGCCTACAGATGTAAACTTTGGTGGTAAAGTCCATGGCGGTATTGTGATGAAATGGATCGACCAAGCGTCTTATGCTTGTGCTGCACAATGGAGTAAACGCTATTGTGTGACCGTTTCGGCCAATGCTATTCGATTTATTCGCCCTGTCTTAGTCGGTCAATTGATTAGTGTTGAGGCGCGCATTGTTCATACCGGAAAATCGAGCATGCATATTTATGTCGTGGTAAGAGCCAGTGATCCGCGAGGCGATAAACCGTCAGTGACCAATCGCTGTTTTATCACGTTTATGGCAGTCGATGAGGCGGGCTTTCCTGCTAAGGTGCCAACATTCGAGCCAGCAACTGAAGAAGATAAGAAATTAGAAGAAGTCGCTAAACACGCTAAAGAGTTTGCCAAACAACTCGATGATGACTTTGAGCAATCGCTTGGTTGGAAATAG
- the rraB gene encoding ribonuclease E inhibitor RraB — protein MIDQELQELFDYTESLIDELIEDGTNEEVHHTIEHHFSSEDFNALEQAAVTAFKMGLEVEEPEEAELEDGTKVFAFDIITEQALEAEIINDEVKAMYQLAKQCKIDYDGWGTYFEE, from the coding sequence ATGATTGATCAAGAATTACAGGAACTGTTCGACTACACCGAATCGTTAATTGACGAGTTAATTGAAGACGGTACTAACGAAGAAGTTCATCACACCATTGAACATCACTTTTCAAGTGAGGACTTCAATGCTCTTGAGCAAGCGGCCGTGACAGCGTTTAAAATGGGCTTAGAAGTTGAAGAGCCTGAAGAAGCGGAATTAGAAGATGGCACCAAAGTCTTTGCTTTTGATATTATTACAGAACAAGCACTTGAAGCCGAAATCATTAATGATGAAGTCAAGGCGATGTATCAGTTGGCAAAACAATGCAAAATTGATTATGATGGCTGGGGTACTTACTTCGAAGAATAG